The region taggttatgccaatCAATCATGAAAAGATACACGCGTCAACAATGTTTAGAAATTActgaattatttcataaaaatcagTACATATTTGTGAATactaaaagaaatttaaaaagaataCAGTGTAGGAACTCATATTGGGTTAAAGGGAGAGTTTGAGGACGAATTaatcagtgagtcgaactttATCGGTTCTaaccattcccggctcaaaattagaACATTACAGACACTGTGACGACGTAATAGAACAATTTGTTCGGACAACAAGCACCCAATAAAACTACTATTTAATATATCAAGTACCTATGCATGCCTATTAGGGTCAGGTTAGTATTCGAccaaaatatcagaaaaaccCAACCTTTGAATAAATGTAAAGAATAATAATGTCTTGGCCCTACGATTTCTTAACGAAGTGATCGTTTTCCTCTTGAGGCATCTCATCCCAGCCTACTTGCACCTCGTGCCGCTAGggtctttgaaaaatttgttaaaTTGATTAAACTTCTCAACATTATGACATAATGCGCATACGGGTTCAATTGGTGAAATATTGGTGGATGTAGGGGACCAAGACAACAAAAAGacttgattattttcaaaatggacCAATGCTTTTCTGttttatacatataaaaatacTGTTGAGCCAAGGTTTGGATTGATAAACTTTGTTTGGACTAGGAAAATAAACCGTTAATAAGTGGTTTGGTAAGTTTGAAAGAGGCGAAATGCAGTAGACTTCCCAAAGAGGTTATCACCGATAAAAAACATGAATGTTTGGCGAGTCTTTGTCGATCTCGAAGGTGCGCCCTTCTCTCTAGGGATTACGGTGTTTCGTcctgagatcgctggtggactcttcagttgggCTATCTCCGCCCAAGGCACCCTCTCCCAACATCGTGGAAAGGTGATTCTGCTGCAACGCAGCAACCCTTATAAACCCGCCGGTGCCGCACTAGAGTGTGGGTCgacacccataacgccacctctcgggcagacagagtaactataaattaatgaatatttgggTATGTGAATATGCGATAGCTCTGTTCCAAtggggtgccgcgcgagcttatAACCGACCTAAACAACAGCCGAGAGTACTGCAAGTGATGAACGTACCCCAAAGcgtggaaaaacacaacagtcggctagcaaggttatggcatcagtattttgggatcGACTATCTTGAAAAGTGTTTTTGGAGCGTTTGAAAgacgaaatcagggaaaaacgGCTacatttgaagaagaagaaagtgcTGTTTCATGAAGACAAGGTACCATCGTATCAGAAATCAATTAAAacgatggcaaaattgcatgaattgggtgcATCAACTGTATTCTCCAGATCAAActtccagcgactttttcctgttctcaggccTCAAGAGAATGCTAGCTCAGAAGAAATTTAGCGTCGATAAAGAGGTAATcggcgaaactgaggcctattttgaggcTATGTTGAGGCAGAACCAATGTGGTTCCAACGTAATGTAAGAGGCACATTGATCAAGTTGCCCTAATCAACACCAAAGGTGACCTATTTTCAAAAACAGCAGCCTATGATATAATTTCAATAGTGTGATGCACATGCTCTTCCATAGAAAATTGAGGATATCTTCTTTCATCTTTTCACCTTTGCACGGCCCTCATTGATGTCAAAACAGGTTCACTTCAAACTTAAATTAATGTTTTGAGTATTAGTAACTGATTAacgataattttaaagaaacgtCTGGTTACCTTGTAGTATTtagaaaagaataaaaaacGAGAGAAGCTCTGGATGCTGTATGGACTGATagaaacaataaaacatttgaGGATTTATTCGAATTTATGCACTGAATTACAAAATAGGTTATAGGAATTAAAACTTTATGACATTATTGTACAGAAAATTGGCCCTAAATGCGATAAGATAATTTTATATAATACCCAGTCCAACCATTgcattttaattgattttttccaGAAGCTCATGAAAACATTATGAATTTCCGTGTTGTAATGGGAAATTTCATCACGTGATCAGACAGAAAAGATTTGACATACTTTGATAACACGAATAATTTATAAGGTGTACCAATCGTTACGAAAGACCCGCAACAAAGCAAAGATAAAAAGGCAGAATATCTTTGTCTCTTTGGTAAATGGCACACAGCAAATTGTTGGTCTCCACCTTTTTTTCTGATAGTCAGAATTAGATGGGGGCCCAGAGTTTTCCCATTTTCCGTCATCTCCTTCGCTTCTTTTCTCCATTTTCCATCCTGAGCGAAAATAGGTTGTTCACCCTCAAGAAGTTTGAATCGCGGTTGCCTTGGAAATGTGATTGATCAAATACATGATAAAATTTCCCGCATGTAGTCATATACTTTCATTTTCAGATGGTAGGTGGTTGGTTGTGTTATCGCTAAAAGACTTGTGTTAATTCTTCTTTGTGTGCACAGGGTAAGTTGAAAGTTTTACATTGTTttgataaattttgtttttaggATTTTTGAAgtgataatatgaatttttcttttttaatattgCTCTTTTGCTCCCTGAAATTTTGATTAACTTGTAACATTCTATTGGATTATATTATCATATGTCATAATTGCAGTATGTCAATAATTTCTTTACAAAGTAattgaaatccaataataaGAAGAGAATATGATATTTTTTAGGTAGGATATTCTAACCTGTTGAATGATACAATGAAAGTAGGTACCTTATCTATTGAATAACCTGagatttgaatatgaatttgtTTATTTGATTCGATTAAGATATTTTAGTAGTTTTCGggtaatatttaattcattcgtaatttttttttaattcagtttTGTATGAACGTTATATTGGTAATATTTAATGGACATTCATATGAAAAGTAATAACAATTCTCGTTTCATTGAATTATAAGAAATATTAGTTATTCTCGAAAATTATAACTTTACTTAAAGCATATgtaatattaatttcatcaatgatcgaatttttgaaaaaacattccAGTTTGCTTTGGGTTGCGGTTGAAGCCTTCCAGTGGAGGTTATCAATCCATTTTTGTCACATATATCTAAAGGTTATtacaaattcaattaatttcgaaaaattagCGGGTTTTTGTTGACATTTTTCTTCGTGATGAACCTTTGTTAGCTCTTTAGCAAAAGAAAAATACAACTCCCTCAGAAATTTGATTGTTTACATTTTGAAACGTTTAAAATCGAAAGAATTGGATAAAATAACCTTTACTAAATATTTGCATTGAATTCAGAATTCAGCACAGGAATCGGATAACTTTTTTCGATCTCTGATCTTAATTAATGATAAAAAAGAATCTCAAAATACTCATCAAATGATTTCAAGAACAATCATGACAACATTcaagtataaattaataataatggtCAATTTTGGAGAATTACAACAAGAATATCTTTTGAGGGCTGGTTCCCCAAACAGAGCTGATCTGGTTTCAAATTAAAGGGTTTGACTCAATTATGAAGAATCTGGGGTCAAATTAAAATCTCTACGGCCTCAAGCTCCtgctttttcttcttttctgaTCTGGTTTTTTCGTATTTTGGACCTGGAATATGCTCAAACGATAAAGTTCgactgaattatttttatcagatatTTTGTTTCCTCAAtaaaattgtgatatatttcattGTGTGGAAATTAGGTATtctaatctatttttttttttttttgacatgtcATTTCGCATATTAATTCAGTAATTGTATTCCATAATGATTGAACTCCGAGggcaaatattttaaaaattatttgactAGGAAGTATACACTTTCAACTAGTGTTTATAGAAGTCTGAATAGAATGAATATATTGTAGCAAATCTACAAAATCAGAAAACATTGGCACTCGCTGAAATACAGGGGCGCAGAGGGCGCGCACGCCCACTCTTGGACGATGATGcttcttgaaaaattaaaaaaagtctACCTTCTGTATAACTTTCATGTGAATTCGGTACTGTGCGCACCTTCACCCCCCCAGGATatataaactaaaaaaaattcttttgaaaGGCTTTAGCTTCCATATGACGTTATACATATTATTGTGTGGGTTGTGGTTCTTATACTGTGACTAATttgtagttcacggccaaggacaaataagagaaataaaagaacggtATAAAAACActtgttcaatttattttcaactcacaaaaaatgtgtgaagaagatgatatttagatctTATCGATTTTAAGGGTCGCTGCAGGTACTTTtcgccggtctcgggaacagatgtgaaaatctttactcttctcgttgtcgatgcaagtgttgcacatatgttgtagttgtaaactggtctgaactcaattgaattattctcagaacttctttctcttttgcagtcaggctaaaagccttttactgctccatctcaatataattcacctctggtgagctatttcGATTCTGCTCTAGAAAGTTTGTGTAATCGTTACACagtctctgtgccagtaaggttTTGGTTTTAATACACACTTCCTacggaagtgccatcttcggtcgtgTGTGTTTTCTAGGAGCTTTTTCatcgtagtcgcaagccttccttattagagggtttgcgtgattttccattttaatgaaggtcttcacgctcagatctttcagatggtcgtctaggaatagtatttgcaggtcttcatgtatccaTACGTTGCTGACAAACAATGGTGCATTTATGGCTCTTCTTAGGATCGTATTCTAtacgacttgaagtctctgcagatGCGTCTTTGCAGCGTATCCCCAAGCATGTAAGACATGACCGgccgaatggtggacttataaagaagaagcttgttggaaagagacattttgctcattgaattattcgccctgaaatgccgattttATGGGTattcaggccgttttccattcaaccgttagcaaagcctttctacagatcccttaggggtgtggctatgatcattccaagtttttataccgtttttagcattttggttggatatttaatttaactcgaatattttcgagggaatcgatagattccctacaattGTATGAAATCATAAAACAGTTGAAACAACCTGTAGAGAAACTGGTTTTTGTAGAAAATTTCGGGAATTTCTTAGATCCCACATATTGAATCAAATTCAGAATGCAGAGGTTGGTCTTAATTATTACTAAACTGATTGAAATTCATTAGAGGATCTAGGACATTACAGAGAAGTGAAGTACTTTTCGGATGGAAGAATAGGTGACACTAGGTTAGAATGATCACTCTGGGGTTCGTATCTCTTGGATAAGGCATAATAATTCATTGTAATGGACTGAGGATGATAGAAATCAAGGTTTGGATTGTTTTTATGGGGTTTTTTAGTCGACCTatgaataagaatttttttatacagATGACACAATTTCGTCTCTCACTTCTAAAAAAGAGGAAACTTCATAACTAGAATATTTAGACCAGTCTCCTCACGAAACTCTATGAATAATGACTAACAAAGACTCGTCCCTCTAACCTGAATCCTTTTAACTTTGCGTGATGCACGGTTATAATCTCAATAATgtaggaaaaaattattcattgttgTTCCAGTTTTGGGCCTACTTTCATTGCCGATAATATACCTATTCCGAAAACTTTTTCACAGTTCatattttgtaatgatttttcatGATTTGTGAAACTTGATGGTAAACCGATGACAGCATACGACGATAAATCCATATCGTTACTAGAGAGGAAAAAGAGGCAGTGGGCACAAGAAAAAGGTGAGTCTCACTTTCAACAACCCTTATTTTGTAAACACTTAAATGTATAGTATCCAAATATTTTCAATCCGAACAGGCGAACAGCATATTGTGCAATTAATAGTGAGATGAAAGGAGTTGAAATATTaaggattaccaccacgtggtatTTCgggtatcagtcaaactttggtacccattctcCCTCTGGCGTTCCTGCGATGAcaaaactttgtacggtgtttTACATTCACTTCAACTTCTTTATTTtctcgaagcaaataagtagagggcagcactgtatgacgatattcacgaaattatagtttaacctcttttgtaataatttttggttgttttttttttcacgaatatttgaaaatttttttttttatatatccgTGATTCGTACAAAGTACAtactatcaatttttttttgacactttccggctaaaaatttgaaaattttaaagatTTTGGTTGAATTATTGCCCGCTGAAAGTATAGTTGATGTCTAAAAGTCCTCTCAACTCTTTCAAGCATTTCGATGGCTTGGCGTATATTGCCTTTAAGTTGGGCCAGGGTTCATGACCAGTCCACTGCATCCTGGCTACTGAATAGACGGCAAATGTTACTTTGAAAGTTCCCTTTTCGTTTGAGACCAACTCcacttttttatgatttttcccCAATATTTGGGGTCAAATACAACTCAGCGAAGTTAGCAGCTGCTATTGTCGGTATCTTAGGTCGAACACAAATGACCAACAGTTAGCGAATTTGTAGGTTGAAATGCAAAACATGCCTGTTAATTCAGTATCGCACATGACCTTCTAAAAAGTCGGACCGACAAAAAGTTGCTGCATTTGTGTCGTTCGCCTACTTTTTGGTCGACTGTCGGCCGCTATTTTCataaatcaattattatatcGATGAAGGACTGTCGGTGGTGTGGGATCAaccttaataaaaaaaaagaaatatcctttaaaatgaataacttTTTGCAGACGAACTGGATAACCTTTGGGCGCCTTGGGAACACAGAACGTCCAATCACTGGCCACTTTCTTCGAGGTTAGTATTATCCTCACCTTTCCAATCCCTTAATTAACCTTCAGCATTCCAGAGGCCAACACACTAAAATTTCAAACGCTGCAATTCACTCTCTGAGCCACAGAGAATCATACTCTTCTCAAAACTCGCACAGAAAAAATAGCCTACCTCCACTGCCACAAAACCAATCGATTTCAAAAGATAGATACGAAAAAGGGGGTGAAACGTCAGGATATGCAAGCGACAACCCTATTTCATCAGGATACCTTCCCCTCACGCATTGGAGCCACCAAAACAACCCCCAATCTGGTTACGAGTCAGCTTCGAGTAGGGATGATAGGCCCAGATGGAAAAATAAAGGGATGACATCTGACTGGGATAAGAAAGAAACCAGTAAGGAGGGAGTGAGCACCAATGAGCCTCCAAATTGGTTGAAACGAGGGTTAGAACAGGATGGTCACATAGAAGTCACCAACTCTTCACCATCAGAATCTCCAGAACAAGACTACATCGAACAAGATCGACCTTTTACAGGTTCTAGCTCAGTTAGAAGCAGGTGAgttcagaaatatttcatgatagGATTATTAAAAGGCGAAGTTATTGATattggtattgaaaataataagtttattgcttgaagaaatagtcaatcaagtgtaAAATAAAAATGCTTTGATCAAATGTTTCTTAAAAAAGcaatgattgtttttttttcaggactTACATCCGGGGACAAAACATCCGACTTGACTCTATAGAATTGGCAGAGAGAGAAAGAAAACGAGAATTAGCCTTACAACACCAAGAAGCAATCCGTAAACAATTGGAAGAAAGAGAAAGAAAGAGGTCAGAAGAACGAAGACGTAAGATTCAAGAGGAGTATGAAGAAGAACAGCGAATAGCCAAAGAGCAAGAACTGGAAAGACAACGCTATGAACAAGAACAAAAATTCCTCcaggaaaaacatgaaaaagaaGAGAAGAGAAAGGAAGCGATGAAAGAAGCCATCGAGCTGGCGGAGAAAGAAGCTAAACTCCAGAAAATGAAACTCAAATTGATGAAACAACGAAACGATGTCAATATCAACAACGAACATAAGGATCACTATTCGAATGACATTCCAACTAAAGAATGCAACAATGATAAAAATTTCGATCCCAAAAAAGAAAAGAGTAACCTAACGCCTAGAAGTATATCGATACGAAAACAAGTCGAAGAGAAcaaagaaaatttgaataacACACAACCAGCGAAAAGTGATAACCGTACGACAGAAATCTGCATCAAGAATAATCTAGAAACGGAACATTGTGCCAAAGATAATCAAAACAATCTTAATGATAACGTGAAAAGTTTTTCTAAGACTTCACAATGTCAGAAGAACGAACCTGTGGCCTTAGTTATACCCTCTAATTTCGAAACCTTGCAACACTTTCAATACGCTGTTCTTATGTCGATACCATCCAGTAGCTCAGTTCCTGTAGCAATCCCTTTGGCTGTACCAGCTGAAACCACGCAATTTACTACGGTAACAACAGCTAGGACTGAAAACAGGATACTCACGCCTACTCAGTATAGACAGAAAAATAAGATGATGTGTGATAGCAGTACACAAACTGAAGACTTAAGGGTTGATAAATCTTCCAGGGACAAGAACACCAACATGGAAGCCGTTTACGAGAGTCGAAGTAGAAAAGGAAGAAGCAGTAGTAGAAATGAGAATGTTTCTGATAGACCCAAGTGGGGGGCTAACAGGCCACCTACAAGATACATGAAGCAAAGTGAGAAAGACCTGGTTTATCAGAGGAAGAAATTGAGACAgaagaacgaagaaaacctttATGACGATAAAAACTCTAGTGACGAAAGTCAAATGGTGACTCCAAGATATAGGAAGAGAGGTCACTTGGAGAAAAGACATTCAAGACCTTTGTGGAGGAAACACTTGTCTGAAGATGTTTTCCGTAGAGACATCAGGATGTACCAAAGTGAAATCATCCCCATAGCAGCGGATAAAGACAATGTTTGCTTCGAGCATAGATGCTGCTGCAAGTGTAGATGTGCAGGAAGATACGCAATAGAGCCTAGAGTTGATATTCTAACCGTCAATCACGATAGCACAAAAGAACAGACCACGACAACATCAAACTCAATCGAAGACAGGAATGGAACTTCAGAGGAGCTGCCACCTTTACAGAACGTAATAGTGGATTGAAAAGTCGTATCTGACTTGGCatgttttcaattattattttaattttaaactGATGAGCGGGAGCAATATTAAAAATGTATGTTTTATGGTTTTTCCCTTGAATAAAGTACCTTGTTTCGATGTAGGACGATCTGACCATGGACGACCTGTTTGCCAAGAAAAAAGAATCGGGCGCCATATTGGATCTGTCCAAGTCGGTTGCCAATTCAAAGGAAGAGCTTAGGAGGATCTTGGATAAGGTGCCAGATTTCAAAATAAGAGCCGAGAAGGTGCCGGTCGAGAATAT is a window of Harmonia axyridis chromosome 2, icHarAxyr1.1, whole genome shotgun sequence DNA encoding:
- the LOC123673745 gene encoding putative uncharacterized protein DDB_G0271982: MTAYDDKSISLLERKKRQWAQEKDELDNLWAPWEHRTSNHWPLSSRGQHTKISNAAIHSLSHRESYSSQNSHRKNSLPPLPQNQSISKDRYEKGGETSGYASDNPISSGYLPLTHWSHQNNPQSGYESASSRDDRPRWKNKGMTSDWDKKETSKEGVSTNEPPNWLKRGLEQDGHIEVTNSSPSESPEQDYIEQDRPFTGSSSVRSRTYIRGQNIRLDSIELAERERKRELALQHQEAIRKQLEERERKRSEERRRKIQEEYEEEQRIAKEQELERQRYEQEQKFLQEKHEKEEKRKEAMKEAIELAEKEAKLQKMKLKLMKQRNDVNINNEHKDHYSNDIPTKECNNDKNFDPKKEKSNLTPRSISIRKQVEENKENLNNTQPAKSDNRTTEICIKNNLETEHCAKDNQNNLNDNVKSFSKTSQCQKNEPVALVIPSNFETLQHFQYAVLMSIPSSSSVPVAIPLAVPAETTQFTTVTTARTENRILTPTQYRQKNKMMCDSSTQTEDLRVDKSSRDKNTNMEAVYESRSRKGRSSSRNENVSDRPKWGANRPPTRYMKQSEKDLVYQRKKLRQKNEENLYDDKNSSDESQMVTPRYRKRGHLEKRHSRPLWRKHLSEDVFRRDIRMYQSEIIPIAADKDNVCFEHRCCCKCRCAGRYAIEPRVDILTVNHDSTKEQTTTTSNSIEDRNGTSEELPPLQNVIVD